One stretch of Comamonas testosteroni DNA includes these proteins:
- a CDS encoding DEAD/DEAH box helicase, with amino-acid sequence MTENSLEQGQVAAADIALSSPELDSRLDAMLADMDAEDAAVEEVQAADEPNGFVELGLAPELIQAVTDLGYTQPTAVQLQAIPLAMGEGADADGFIDLMVSSQTGSGKTAAFLLPVLHTLIKQRAVADAAAKAEFERLCAEAAAKGEPAPKRNKRKDPTNARNFKAAVPGALVLCPTRELAQQVAHDAIELVKHCRGIRIANVVGGIPYQLQIAKLQNADLVVATPGRLLDLQRSMQIKLDKVQFLVVDEADRMLDLGFSDDLAEVNQLTAERKQTMMFSATFAPRIQQLAMRVMHDGGANVKKITIATPQEKHANIKQALFWADNMQHKRKLLDHWLRDSSINQAIVFASTQVECDGLANDLQQDGFSAVALHGALSQGLRNRRLMALRNGQVQILVATDVAARGIDVPTITHVFNYGLPMKAEDYTHRIGRTGRAGREGVAVTFAEFRDRRRVFDIEGYTRQQFKAETIPGMEPQQRFPASGERDGRRGGGAGGRGGFGGRRDGEGYGRKSGFGSFGGGRGNDRGGFGGDRGGDRFGGDRAGFGGAPRGDRFADRGGDRGGDRGFGGGRPGFGGERQERSFERRDDRGSFGGGDRGGFRGGESRGGFGGAQRREGGDFGRKSFGGGREGAHAGAPREGGFRGGESRGFGGGDRRPAFGQGAGKPYQPHGERGGERSFERKPRAPRRDER; translated from the coding sequence ATGACAGAAAACTCCCTGGAGCAGGGCCAAGTGGCCGCTGCTGATATTGCTTTGTCTTCTCCCGAACTCGATTCCCGTCTGGACGCTATGTTGGCCGACATGGACGCGGAAGACGCCGCTGTCGAAGAAGTCCAAGCCGCCGACGAACCCAATGGCTTCGTCGAACTGGGTCTGGCCCCCGAACTGATCCAGGCCGTGACCGACCTGGGCTATACCCAGCCTACCGCTGTGCAGCTGCAAGCCATTCCCCTGGCCATGGGCGAAGGCGCCGATGCCGACGGCTTCATCGACCTGATGGTGTCCAGCCAAACTGGCTCGGGCAAGACTGCAGCCTTCCTGCTGCCCGTGCTGCACACCCTGATCAAGCAGCGTGCCGTGGCCGATGCGGCCGCCAAGGCTGAATTCGAGCGCCTGTGCGCCGAAGCTGCGGCCAAGGGCGAGCCCGCTCCCAAGCGCAACAAGCGCAAGGACCCCACCAACGCCCGCAACTTCAAGGCCGCCGTGCCCGGCGCCCTGGTGCTGTGCCCCACGCGTGAGCTGGCCCAGCAGGTGGCGCATGACGCCATCGAGCTGGTCAAGCATTGCCGCGGCATCCGCATCGCCAACGTGGTGGGCGGCATTCCTTACCAGCTGCAGATCGCCAAGCTGCAGAACGCCGACCTGGTGGTGGCCACTCCCGGCCGTCTGCTGGACCTGCAGCGTTCCATGCAGATCAAGCTGGACAAGGTGCAGTTCCTGGTGGTCGACGAGGCCGACCGCATGCTGGACCTGGGCTTCTCCGACGATCTGGCCGAAGTCAACCAGCTGACGGCCGAGCGCAAGCAGACCATGATGTTCAGCGCCACGTTTGCTCCCCGCATTCAGCAGCTGGCCATGCGCGTGATGCATGACGGCGGCGCCAACGTGAAGAAGATCACGATTGCCACGCCTCAGGAAAAGCACGCCAACATCAAGCAGGCGCTGTTCTGGGCCGACAACATGCAGCACAAGCGCAAGCTGCTCGACCACTGGCTGCGTGACAGCAGCATCAACCAGGCCATCGTGTTTGCGTCCACCCAGGTGGAATGTGACGGTCTGGCCAACGACCTGCAGCAGGACGGTTTCTCTGCCGTGGCCCTGCACGGTGCTCTGAGCCAGGGCCTGCGCAACCGCCGCCTGATGGCGCTGCGCAACGGCCAGGTGCAGATCCTGGTGGCCACCGATGTGGCTGCTCGCGGTATCGACGTGCCCACCATCACCCACGTCTTCAACTACGGCCTGCCGATGAAGGCCGAGGACTACACCCACCGTATCGGCCGTACCGGTCGTGCCGGTCGCGAAGGCGTGGCCGTGACGTTTGCGGAATTCCGCGACCGTCGCCGCGTGTTCGACATCGAAGGCTATACCCGCCAGCAGTTCAAGGCCGAGACCATTCCCGGCATGGAACCCCAGCAGCGTTTCCCCGCCTCTGGCGAGCGTGACGGTCGTCGTGGCGGCGGCGCCGGTGGTCGCGGTGGCTTCGGTGGTCGTCGCGATGGCGAAGGCTATGGCCGCAAGTCCGGCTTCGGCAGCTTCGGCGGCGGCCGTGGCAATGATCGCGGCGGCTTCGGTGGCGACCGTGGCGGTGACCGCTTCGGTGGCGATCGCGCCGGGTTTGGCGGCGCTCCTCGCGGTGATCGCTTTGCTGATCGCGGCGGCGACCGTGGTGGTGATCGCGGCTTCGGCGGCGGTCGTCCCGGCTTCGGTGGCGAGCGTCAAGAGCGCAGCTTCGAGCGTCGTGATGATCGCGGCAGCTTCGGCGGCGGCGATCGCGGCGGCTTCCGCGGTGGCGAATCGCGTGGTGGCTTTGGTGGTGCCCAGCGCCGTGAAGGCGGCGATTTCGGTCGCAAGAGCTTTGGCGGTGGCCGTGAAGGCGCTCATGCAGGCGCTCCCCGCGAAGGCGGTTTCCGCGGTGGCGAATCGCGCGGCTTCGGCGGCGGCGATCGTCGTCCTGCCTTTGGTCAGGGTGCCGGCAAGCCTTATCAGCCTCATGGCGAACGTGGTGGCGAGCGCAGCTTCGAGCGCAAGCCCCGTGCACCGCGTCGCGATGAGCGTTGA
- a CDS encoding GMP reductase yields the protein MEIFDYDNILLLPRMCRVESRAECDTSVVLGSRSFKLPVVPANMKTVVDEKICTYLAQNGFFYVMHRFDIDNVAFTKDMQSQGLFASISLGVKQPDYETVDRFVADGICPEYITIDIAHGHAESVKNMIAYIKAKIPAAFVIAGNVATPEAVIDLENWGADATKVGVGPGKVCITKLKTGFGTGGWQLSALKWCARVATKPIIADGGIRSHGDIAKSIRFGATMVMIGSLFAGHEESPGKTVEVDGQLFKEYYGSASDFNKGEYKHVEGKRILEPIKGPLMNTLVEMQQDVQSSISYSGGTKLMDIRKVNYVILGGDNAGEHLLM from the coding sequence ATGGAAATCTTCGACTACGACAACATTCTTCTGCTGCCCCGCATGTGCCGCGTGGAAAGCCGTGCGGAATGTGACACCAGTGTCGTGCTGGGCAGCCGCAGCTTCAAGCTGCCTGTGGTGCCCGCCAACATGAAGACGGTGGTGGACGAGAAGATCTGCACCTATCTGGCACAAAACGGTTTCTTCTATGTGATGCACCGTTTTGACATCGACAACGTGGCCTTCACCAAGGACATGCAGTCCCAGGGACTGTTTGCCTCCATCTCTCTGGGTGTGAAGCAGCCGGACTACGAGACGGTGGACCGTTTCGTGGCCGACGGCATCTGCCCCGAATACATCACCATCGACATTGCCCACGGCCATGCCGAGAGCGTGAAGAACATGATTGCCTACATCAAGGCCAAGATCCCTGCGGCCTTCGTGATTGCCGGCAACGTCGCCACGCCCGAAGCCGTGATCGACCTCGAAAACTGGGGTGCGGACGCCACCAAGGTCGGCGTCGGTCCCGGCAAGGTTTGCATCACCAAGCTCAAGACCGGCTTCGGCACAGGCGGCTGGCAGCTGTCGGCGCTCAAGTGGTGCGCCCGCGTGGCCACCAAGCCCATCATTGCCGACGGCGGTATCCGCAGCCACGGCGACATCGCCAAGAGCATCCGTTTCGGTGCCACCATGGTGATGATCGGCTCCCTGTTTGCAGGCCATGAAGAGTCGCCCGGCAAGACCGTGGAAGTGGACGGCCAGCTGTTCAAGGAATACTACGGCTCGGCCTCCGACTTCAACAAGGGCGAGTACAAGCATGTGGAAGGCAAGCGCATTCTGGAGCCCATCAAGGGCCCGCTGATGAACACGCTGGTCGAGATGCAGCAGGACGTGCAGTCCTCCATCAGCTACTCCGGCGGCACCAAGCTCATGGACATCCGCAAGGTCAACTACGTCATCCTCGGCGGCGACAACGCCGGCGAGCATCTGCTGATGTAG
- a CDS encoding M48 family metallopeptidase, with product MASQLDFTLALSLLFATAVALQWLLRVWLVSRQVRHVATHRGAVPPVFAHRISLSAHQKAADYTLAKAKVSLIDITLSAAVLLCWTLLGGLDWLNRWLLEFISPGLWQQLALLASFAVISALIELPLSLYQTFRLEQRFGFNQMTPGLWLGDLLKSTLVGAVIGLPLAALILWLMGSTGPLWWLWAWGAWTAFNLLLMWIFPSFIAPLFNKFEPLADESLKSRVTRLMERCGFAAKGLFVMDGSRRSAHANAYFTGFGNSKRVVFFDTLLRQLNPGEVEAVLAHELGHFKHKHISKRMVLMFGVSLLGFALLGWLSQQMWFYTGLGVSVLLGPNLDVTAENNALALLLFMLAVPVFSFFVTPLMSAMSRRDEFEADAYAMQQTDGAQLASALLKLYEDNASTLTPDPWYVSFYYSHPPAVDRLARMPAPAGSL from the coding sequence ATGGCTTCCCAACTAGATTTCACATTGGCACTTTCGCTGCTGTTTGCGACGGCCGTGGCCCTGCAATGGCTGCTGCGCGTGTGGCTTGTTTCGCGCCAGGTGCGCCATGTGGCCACCCACCGCGGCGCCGTGCCTCCCGTATTTGCCCATCGCATCAGCCTGTCCGCCCACCAGAAGGCGGCCGACTACACGCTGGCCAAGGCCAAGGTGTCGCTGATCGACATCACGCTGTCGGCCGCCGTGCTGCTGTGCTGGACGCTGCTGGGCGGGCTGGACTGGCTCAACCGCTGGCTGCTGGAGTTCATCAGCCCCGGCCTGTGGCAGCAACTGGCACTGCTTGCCAGCTTTGCCGTGATCTCGGCCCTGATCGAGCTGCCTTTGTCGCTCTATCAGACCTTCAGGCTGGAGCAGCGCTTCGGCTTCAACCAGATGACGCCAGGCCTGTGGCTGGGCGATCTGCTCAAGTCGACGCTGGTGGGCGCCGTCATCGGCCTGCCGCTGGCGGCCCTGATTCTCTGGCTCATGGGATCGACCGGTCCGCTGTGGTGGCTCTGGGCCTGGGGCGCCTGGACGGCTTTCAATCTGCTGCTGATGTGGATTTTCCCCAGCTTTATTGCACCGCTGTTCAACAAGTTCGAGCCGCTGGCCGATGAAAGCCTCAAGAGCCGCGTGACCCGGCTGATGGAGCGCTGCGGCTTTGCGGCCAAGGGACTGTTCGTGATGGACGGAAGCCGCCGCTCGGCGCATGCCAACGCCTATTTCACGGGTTTCGGCAATTCCAAGCGCGTGGTGTTTTTTGACACCCTGCTCAGGCAGCTCAACCCCGGCGAAGTCGAAGCCGTGCTGGCTCACGAACTGGGCCACTTCAAGCACAAGCACATCAGCAAGCGCATGGTCCTGATGTTCGGCGTCTCGCTGCTGGGCTTTGCGCTGCTGGGCTGGCTCAGCCAGCAAATGTGGTTCTACACCGGACTCGGAGTCTCGGTGCTGCTGGGCCCGAACCTCGACGTGACTGCCGAAAACAATGCGCTGGCGCTGCTGCTGTTCATGCTGGCCGTGCCGGTATTCAGCTTCTTCGTCACACCGCTGATGTCCGCCATGTCGCGCCGCGACGAGTTCGAGGCCGATGCCTATGCCATGCAGCAGACCGATGGAGCACAACTGGCTTCGGCACTGCTCAAGCTTTACGAGGACAATGCTTCCACACTCACACCAGACCCATGGTATGTGAGCTTTTACTATTCACACCCTCCTGCCGTGGATCGCCTGGCGCGCATGCCGGCTCCTGCAGGCAGCTTGTAA
- the orn gene encoding oligoribonuclease — protein sequence MSEASCTNSVSAAPVAATPPVLPKSDLNMVWLDCEMTGLNPDRDRIIEIAVVVSSSDLQIRVEGPVFAIHQSDELLGGMDAWNKGTHGKSGLIDKVKASTISEAEAEAALIAFLGKYVPKGKTPLCGNSIGQDRRFMERYMPKLNNFFHYRNIDVSTLKELAKRWKPEAYTSFKKAQRHTALADVHESIDELQHYRQQLLSV from the coding sequence ATGTCTGAAGCTTCCTGTACGAATTCCGTCAGCGCCGCACCCGTGGCCGCTACCCCACCGGTTCTGCCCAAATCCGATCTCAATATGGTGTGGCTGGACTGCGAAATGACGGGGCTGAACCCCGACCGCGACCGCATCATCGAGATTGCCGTGGTGGTCAGCAGCTCCGATCTGCAGATTCGCGTCGAAGGCCCGGTGTTTGCCATTCATCAGTCCGACGAGTTGCTGGGCGGCATGGATGCCTGGAACAAGGGCACGCATGGCAAAAGCGGCCTGATCGACAAGGTCAAGGCTTCGACCATCAGCGAAGCCGAGGCGGAGGCCGCGCTGATTGCCTTTCTGGGCAAATACGTGCCCAAGGGCAAGACGCCGCTGTGCGGCAACAGCATTGGTCAGGACAGGCGCTTCATGGAGCGCTACATGCCCAAGCTCAACAATTTCTTTCACTATCGCAATATCGACGTGAGCACGCTCAAGGAACTGGCCAAGCGCTGGAAGCCCGAGGCCTATACCTCCTTCAAGAAGGCGCAGCGCCACACGGCCCTGGCCGATGTGCACGAGTCGATCGACGAGCTGCAGCATTACCGTCAGCAACTGCTCAGTGTCTGA
- a CDS encoding TetR/AcrR family transcriptional regulator translates to MRTKTEEKRQAIIDVAAATFGELGFERTSMSEICTRLGGSKATLYNYFPSKEALFLEVMFQASEADFQNTMLALQTGNDDAAQTLCNFGQRFLGLLYSPEVMAVRRLLVSEGGRANIGQRCWDMGPARGNAAINAFLQQGIERRLLRNADTEVMRHHLLALLEAELLPRFMFQHLPAPTVQEIALCTERAVDAFMRVYGTPGDMQGKSDAIRKSL, encoded by the coding sequence ATGCGCACCAAAACGGAAGAAAAGCGGCAAGCCATCATTGATGTTGCAGCAGCCACCTTTGGCGAACTGGGCTTCGAGCGCACTTCCATGTCCGAGATCTGCACGCGGCTGGGCGGCTCCAAGGCCACGCTGTACAACTACTTTCCGTCCAAGGAAGCGCTGTTTCTGGAGGTGATGTTCCAGGCCTCCGAAGCCGACTTCCAGAACACCATGCTGGCGCTGCAGACCGGCAATGACGATGCCGCGCAGACGCTGTGCAACTTCGGCCAACGCTTCCTCGGCCTGCTGTATTCGCCGGAGGTGATGGCCGTGCGCCGCCTGCTGGTTTCCGAAGGCGGGCGCGCCAATATCGGCCAGCGCTGCTGGGACATGGGGCCGGCGCGCGGCAACGCCGCCATCAATGCCTTTTTGCAGCAGGGCATAGAGCGCAGGCTGCTGCGCAATGCCGACACCGAGGTCATGCGCCATCATCTGCTGGCGCTGCTGGAGGCCGAGTTGCTGCCGCGCTTCATGTTCCAGCACCTGCCCGCCCCTACGGTGCAGGAGATTGCCCTGTGCACCGAGCGTGCCGTGGATGCCTTCATGCGGGTCTATGGCACACCGGGTGACATGCAGGGCAAAAGCGACGCTATAAGAAAATCCTTATAA
- a CDS encoding HlyD family efflux transporter periplasmic adaptor subunit: MTENASSVSATPAAREQRRNRLLAGLAGAVLLAGAAAGAYWWLHASHFVSTDNAYAAAEVAQVTPSIGGTVLEVLVRDTQAVKQGDVLVRIDPTDARLALAQAEAELARATRRVKGYVANDGGLKAQVTAREADEKRAAAQLLAAEADMERATIDLQRRQALAKSGSVSGEELTQAQNAFAAAKAQLASAVAVQAQARANREAAVGAKQVNATLIEGADAETNPEVQLAQARRDQAQVDLDRSTVRAPVDGVVAKRSVQIGQRVQAGAPLMTVVPVQQIYVDANFKEGQLGKVRVGQRVQLQSDLYGSDVKYSGTVVGFSGGSGAAFAAIPAQNATGNWIKVVQRLPVRIQLDAAELAKNPLRVGLSMQVTVDTRSGPADAAGVATTAAQ, translated from the coding sequence ATGACTGAAAACGCTTCTTCCGTGAGCGCGACTCCTGCTGCGCGCGAACAGCGCCGCAACCGGCTGCTGGCCGGGCTGGCAGGCGCGGTGCTGCTTGCCGGTGCGGCTGCCGGCGCCTACTGGTGGCTGCATGCCTCCCACTTCGTCTCCACCGACAACGCCTATGCGGCGGCCGAGGTGGCACAGGTCACGCCATCCATAGGCGGCACGGTGCTGGAGGTACTGGTCAGGGACACCCAGGCCGTCAAGCAAGGCGATGTGCTGGTGCGCATCGATCCCACCGACGCCAGGCTGGCACTGGCCCAGGCCGAGGCCGAGCTGGCCCGCGCCACGCGCCGCGTCAAGGGCTATGTGGCCAATGATGGCGGCCTCAAGGCCCAGGTGACGGCACGCGAGGCCGATGAAAAGCGCGCGGCCGCGCAGCTGCTGGCGGCCGAGGCCGATATGGAGCGTGCCACCATCGACCTGCAGCGCCGCCAGGCCCTGGCCAAGAGCGGTTCGGTCTCGGGCGAGGAGCTGACGCAGGCGCAGAACGCGTTTGCCGCGGCCAAGGCGCAGCTGGCATCGGCCGTGGCCGTGCAGGCCCAGGCCAGGGCCAACCGCGAAGCGGCCGTGGGTGCCAAGCAGGTCAACGCCACGCTGATCGAGGGTGCGGATGCCGAGACCAATCCCGAGGTGCAACTGGCGCAGGCGCGTCGCGATCAGGCCCAGGTCGATCTGGATCGCAGCACGGTGCGCGCTCCCGTCGATGGCGTGGTGGCCAAGCGCAGCGTGCAGATCGGGCAGCGCGTGCAGGCCGGCGCGCCCTTGATGACGGTGGTGCCGGTGCAGCAGATCTATGTGGATGCCAACTTCAAGGAAGGCCAGCTGGGCAAGGTGCGCGTGGGCCAGCGCGTGCAGCTGCAGTCCGATCTGTACGGCAGCGATGTGAAGTACAGCGGCACTGTGGTGGGCTTCAGCGGCGGCTCCGGTGCGGCGTTTGCGGCCATTCCCGCGCAAAATGCCACGGGCAACTGGATCAAGGTGGTGCAGCGCCTGCCCGTGCGCATTCAGCTCGATGCCGCCGAACTGGCCAAGAACCCGCTGCGCGTGGGCCTGTCCATGCAGGTGACGGTGGACACCCGCAGCGGCCCTGCCGACGCAGCCGGCGTGGCGACCACGGCCGCGCAGTGA
- a CDS encoding NAD(P)-dependent oxidoreductase, with protein MNTLKIAVLGTGMMGLPMARRLAQAGHEVHVWNRTRAKAEPLAADGVSIHDSAADAVRGVDFAVSLLESGAIVGEVLFTLGVADAMPKGSLFIDMASIQPREAREHAGKLAALGVRHLDAPVSGGTLGAQAGTLAIMAGGEAADFEQALPVFAALGRATHVGPHGAGQLAKLANQMIVGITIGAVAEALLLAERGGADPAKVREAISGGFADSRILQVHGERMVKHDFAPRGRMTVQLKDMRNAIATAEEIGFDAPITGLLEQLYAEGVKNGLGDLDQAGLFVELQRRNALD; from the coding sequence ATGAACACATTGAAGATCGCAGTTCTGGGCACGGGCATGATGGGCCTGCCCATGGCCCGCCGTCTGGCTCAGGCCGGCCATGAGGTCCACGTCTGGAATCGCACCCGCGCCAAGGCCGAGCCGCTGGCTGCCGATGGCGTGAGCATCCACGACAGCGCGGCAGATGCCGTGCGCGGCGTGGACTTTGCCGTGAGCCTGCTGGAGAGCGGCGCCATCGTGGGCGAAGTGCTGTTCACACTGGGAGTTGCCGATGCCATGCCCAAGGGCTCGCTGTTCATCGACATGGCGTCCATCCAGCCACGCGAAGCGCGTGAACATGCCGGCAAGCTTGCCGCGCTGGGCGTGCGGCATCTGGATGCCCCCGTCTCGGGCGGCACGCTGGGTGCGCAAGCCGGCACGCTGGCCATCATGGCCGGTGGCGAGGCTGCGGATTTCGAGCAAGCCCTGCCCGTCTTTGCGGCGCTGGGCCGTGCCACCCATGTGGGCCCGCATGGCGCAGGCCAGTTGGCGAAACTGGCCAACCAGATGATCGTGGGCATCACCATCGGTGCCGTGGCCGAAGCCCTGCTGCTGGCCGAACGCGGCGGCGCCGACCCTGCCAAGGTGCGCGAAGCCATCTCCGGCGGCTTTGCCGACAGCCGCATTCTGCAAGTACATGGCGAACGCATGGTCAAGCACGACTTTGCACCGCGCGGGCGCATGACGGTGCAGCTCAAGGACATGCGCAACGCCATCGCCACTGCCGAGGAAATCGGCTTTGACGCGCCCATCACCGGCCTGCTGGAGCAGCTCTATGCCGAGGGTGTGAAAAACGGCCTGGGCGACCTGGACCAGGCAGGCCTGTTCGTGGAATTGCAACGCCGCAACGCACTGGATTAA
- a CDS encoding multidrug effflux MFS transporter encodes MQNDLSTFWRGPRWTLAMLLAILGMLGPFSVDTYIPAFSGIAKALGATPVEMQQTLSAYLLGFAFMNLFHGALADSFGRRPVILWGLVMFTIASAGCALSQNITQLVIFRTLQGLSTGAGIVVSRAIVRDIFPPTQAQGVMAQITIFFGVAPALAPVIGGWLFVHLSWQAVFWFLSIVGVLLWLINMKFLPESLPPQKRQPFQFRPLMQGYGILLTDPRFLLLALASGIPFNGMFLYLLSAPAFLGDILQLEPTQFFWFFIATIGGIMAGSWTSGRLAGRIPPKRQIRHGFLVMCVTSIINLVANLIWPAHVSWALIPISLFAYGWALMVPVVTLLVLDIHPARRGLASSLQAVVGSVANGFVAGVIAPLVMHSAALLATGSILMMLIGLVAWIYLHHRWPDIGRHASEH; translated from the coding sequence ATGCAAAACGACCTCTCCACGTTCTGGCGCGGACCGCGTTGGACTCTGGCCATGCTGCTTGCCATTCTCGGCATGCTGGGCCCGTTCTCGGTTGACACCTATATTCCCGCCTTCTCGGGCATTGCCAAGGCATTGGGCGCAACCCCTGTAGAAATGCAGCAGACCCTGTCTGCCTACTTGCTGGGTTTTGCCTTCATGAACCTGTTTCATGGCGCCCTGGCCGACAGCTTCGGACGCCGCCCAGTCATCCTCTGGGGACTGGTGATGTTCACCATCGCCTCGGCCGGCTGCGCGCTGTCTCAGAACATCACCCAGCTGGTGATCTTCCGCACGCTGCAGGGCCTGTCCACCGGCGCCGGCATCGTGGTCTCGCGCGCCATCGTGCGCGACATCTTTCCGCCGACCCAGGCCCAGGGCGTGATGGCGCAGATCACCATATTCTTCGGCGTGGCGCCGGCGCTGGCTCCCGTGATCGGCGGCTGGCTGTTCGTGCACCTGAGCTGGCAGGCCGTGTTCTGGTTCCTGAGCATCGTGGGCGTGCTGCTCTGGCTCATCAACATGAAGTTTCTGCCCGAATCGCTGCCACCGCAAAAACGCCAGCCCTTCCAGTTCAGACCGCTGATGCAGGGCTATGGCATCTTGCTCACCGATCCGCGCTTTCTGCTGCTGGCCCTGGCCAGCGGCATTCCGTTCAACGGCATGTTTCTCTATCTGCTGTCGGCCCCGGCTTTTCTGGGCGACATCTTGCAGCTGGAGCCCACGCAGTTCTTCTGGTTCTTCATCGCCACCATCGGCGGCATCATGGCCGGCAGCTGGACCAGCGGCCGCCTGGCCGGACGCATCCCGCCCAAGCGCCAGATCCGCCACGGCTTTCTGGTGATGTGCGTGACCTCCATCATCAATCTGGTGGCCAATCTGATCTGGCCCGCCCATGTGAGCTGGGCCTTGATTCCCATCAGCCTGTTCGCCTACGGCTGGGCGCTGATGGTGCCCGTGGTGACGCTGCTGGTGCTGGACATCCACCCTGCGCGGCGCGGCCTGGCCTCTTCGCTACAGGCCGTGGTGGGCTCGGTGGCCAACGGCTTTGTGGCCGGCGTGATTGCGCCACTGGTCATGCATTCGGCCGCACTGCTGGCCACGGGCTCGATCCTCATGATGCTGATCGGTCTGGTCGCCTGGATCTATCTGCACCACCGCTGGCCGGACATCGGCCGCCATGCCTCAGAGCATTAA
- a CDS encoding 4a-hydroxytetrahydrobiopterin dehydratase, with product MSTPTLQQKDWSQLTRSALGIEQVQEQLTTLEGWELLAGHAAISKTFRFVNFYETMAFVNALALIAHQQDHHPDLEVGYNRCKVSLNTHDVGGISETDIDCARRIEALLNPA from the coding sequence ATGAGCACACCCACACTGCAACAAAAAGACTGGTCCCAACTCACGCGCAGCGCCTTGGGCATAGAGCAAGTGCAAGAGCAGCTGACAACCCTTGAGGGCTGGGAGCTGCTGGCCGGCCACGCAGCCATCAGCAAGACCTTCCGTTTCGTGAATTTCTACGAGACCATGGCCTTTGTGAACGCGCTGGCCCTGATTGCCCATCAGCAGGACCACCACCCCGATCTGGAGGTGGGCTACAACCGCTGCAAGGTCAGCCTCAATACCCATGATGTGGGCGGCATCTCCGAGACCGACATCGACTGCGCACGCCGCATCGAAGCGCTGCTGAATCCGGCCTGA
- a CDS encoding efflux transporter outer membrane subunit: MTQCIAAAPQRTRRGRHGWWVLGLPALLSACAQIPEWEGKAVLAQLVPETLQAASHAPPMEWPTQQWWQRYGDAQLDQLIAQALEGAPDMTAAAARVQQARAMLGVSEAASAPELSAHASVSEDKLSYNHLTPEAFAPRGMNDYGRATLDLSWSLDLWGKQRAAVAAAAGELAAREADAAQARLVLSSNVALAYAQLLRLAANVQTLEQSVQVRRTTAELFEQRYANGLENQGSVHSARARLAATQAELAQMQEQVALQRNSIAALMGAAPDRGAAIVLDAGRLQSPWQQQWALPQQLPAHLLGRRPDVVAARLQAQALESRVASQQAEFYPDVNLSAFVGVQSLGLDMLTRSGSGIASLGPAVSLPIFNGGRLRSQLGAARARYDEAVAQYRSTLNRALQEVADNAVSQRALQQQLKAMQQAVTAATEAHRVARNRYEGGLARYLDVLSAEDQLLASVRQLVDVQSRALTLDIGLHRALGGGWSESAGAPDPVSPEA, translated from the coding sequence ATGACTCAATGCATAGCCGCCGCGCCGCAGAGGACTCGGCGTGGGCGCCATGGCTGGTGGGTTCTGGGCTTGCCTGCACTACTGTCAGCCTGCGCCCAGATTCCCGAATGGGAGGGCAAGGCTGTATTGGCGCAGCTCGTGCCCGAGACTTTGCAGGCTGCAAGCCATGCTCCGCCCATGGAATGGCCCACCCAGCAATGGTGGCAGCGCTATGGCGACGCACAGCTTGATCAGCTGATCGCCCAGGCTCTGGAGGGCGCTCCCGATATGACGGCCGCTGCGGCCCGCGTGCAGCAGGCCAGGGCCATGCTGGGCGTGAGCGAGGCGGCCTCTGCGCCGGAGCTTTCCGCCCACGCCTCGGTCAGCGAGGACAAGCTCAGCTACAACCATCTGACGCCAGAGGCCTTCGCGCCGCGCGGCATGAATGACTACGGCCGCGCCACGCTGGACCTGAGCTGGTCGCTGGATCTGTGGGGAAAGCAGCGCGCCGCCGTGGCCGCCGCTGCCGGCGAGCTGGCAGCGCGCGAGGCCGATGCCGCCCAGGCGCGTCTCGTGCTGTCCAGCAATGTGGCCCTGGCCTATGCGCAGCTGCTGCGCCTGGCCGCCAATGTGCAGACGCTGGAGCAATCGGTGCAGGTGCGCCGGACCACGGCCGAGCTGTTTGAGCAGCGTTATGCCAACGGGCTGGAAAACCAGGGCAGCGTGCACAGCGCCAGGGCGCGTCTGGCAGCCACGCAGGCCGAGCTGGCACAGATGCAGGAACAGGTCGCCTTGCAGCGCAACAGCATTGCTGCGCTGATGGGCGCTGCTCCCGATCGTGGTGCGGCCATCGTGCTGGATGCTGGGCGTCTGCAATCACCGTGGCAGCAGCAATGGGCCTTGCCGCAGCAGTTGCCGGCGCATCTGCTGGGCCGTCGCCCCGATGTGGTGGCTGCCCGCCTGCAGGCACAGGCGCTGGAGTCGCGCGTGGCATCGCAGCAGGCCGAGTTCTATCCCGATGTGAATCTCAGTGCCTTTGTCGGCGTGCAGTCGCTGGGCCTGGACATGCTGACCCGAAGCGGCTCCGGCATCGCAAGCCTGGGTCCGGCCGTCAGCCTGCCGATCTTCAATGGCGGCCGCTTGCGCTCGCAACTGGGTGCCGCGCGTGCCCGTTATGACGAGGCCGTGGCCCAGTACCGCAGCACGCTCAACCGGGCCTTGCAGGAGGTGGCGGACAACGCCGTCAGCCAGCGGGCGCTGCAGCAGCAACTGAAGGCCATGCAGCAGGCCGTGACGGCCGCGACCGAGGCGCATCGCGTGGCGCGCAATCGCTACGAGGGCGGGCTGGCGCGCTATCTCGATGTGCTGTCGGCCGAAGACCAGCTGCTGGCCAGCGTGCGCCAGCTGGTCGATGTGCAGTCGCGCGCCCTGACGCTCGATATCGGTCTGCATCGCGCACTGGGCGGCGGCTGGAGTGAGTCTGCCGGTGCCCCCGATCCGGTCTCGCCAGAGGCCTGA